A portion of the Streptomyces sp. NBC_00376 genome contains these proteins:
- a CDS encoding TerD family protein, whose protein sequence is MGVSLSKGGNVSLTKAAPNLTAVVVGLGWDARTTTGGDFDLDASALLTNAEGKVGSDGNFVFFNNLKSPDGSVEHTGDNLTGEGEGDDEVIKVNLAGVPADVDKIVFPVSIYEAETRQQSFGQVRNAYIRVVNQADNSELARYDLSEDASTETAMVFGELYRNGAEWKFRAIGQGYASGLRGIAQDFGVNV, encoded by the coding sequence GTGGGAGTCAGCCTCAGCAAGGGCGGCAACGTCTCGCTGACCAAGGCCGCGCCCAACCTGACGGCGGTCGTCGTCGGTCTCGGCTGGGACGCTCGCACCACCACCGGTGGTGACTTCGACCTCGACGCCAGCGCCCTGCTGACGAACGCCGAGGGCAAGGTCGGCAGCGACGGGAATTTCGTCTTCTTCAACAACCTCAAGAGCCCCGACGGTTCCGTCGAGCACACCGGTGACAACCTCACCGGTGAGGGCGAGGGCGACGACGAGGTCATCAAGGTGAACCTGGCCGGTGTCCCGGCCGATGTCGACAAGATCGTCTTCCCGGTCTCGATCTACGAGGCCGAGACCCGGCAGCAGAGCTTCGGCCAGGTGCGCAACGCGTACATCCGCGTGGTCAACCAGGCCGACAACAGCGAGCTGGCCCGTTACGACCTGAGCGAGGACGCCTCGACGGAAACCGCCATGGTCTTCGGCGAGCTGTACCGCAACGGGGCGGAGTGGAAGTTCCGTGCCATCGGTCAGGGGTACGCCTCGGGGCTGCGCGGCATCGCGCAGGACTTCGGCGTCAACGTCTGA
- a CDS encoding TerD family protein, translated as MTHAMVKGSNVPLDAMAVRAVLCWTPGTGVPDVDASALLLGAGGRVRSDEDFVFYNQPRHPSGLVRRLPKRSLPEGLTDTIEADLGGLDASVEQVVVAASSDGAAFAQVSDLRILLYDSASAGGEPLAVFDVRPETGEETAIICGELYRRGDGWKFRAVGQGYPTGLVGLATAFGISVDETAAEPAPSPGPSHAAAPSPAPLTAPGFPPAPQFPPAVPDPDAQATVQHQQPAYGYPQPAAAQPAYGYPQPAAARPAHGYPQPAAAAAPAPDPNFVLPPQGPQFVRS; from the coding sequence ATGACGCACGCGATGGTGAAAGGTTCGAACGTCCCTCTGGACGCCATGGCCGTACGGGCCGTGCTGTGCTGGACCCCGGGCACCGGAGTTCCCGATGTGGACGCCTCGGCCCTGCTGCTCGGAGCCGGTGGCCGCGTGCGCTCGGACGAGGACTTCGTCTTCTACAACCAGCCCCGCCACCCCTCCGGCCTGGTACGACGGCTGCCGAAGCGCAGCCTCCCCGAGGGACTCACGGACACCATCGAGGCCGATCTGGGCGGGCTGGACGCCTCGGTCGAGCAGGTGGTCGTCGCCGCGTCCTCCGACGGCGCCGCATTCGCTCAGGTGAGCGATCTGCGCATCCTGCTGTACGACTCGGCGTCGGCCGGCGGGGAGCCGCTCGCGGTCTTCGACGTGCGGCCGGAGACCGGCGAGGAGACGGCGATCATCTGCGGCGAGCTCTACCGGCGCGGCGATGGCTGGAAATTCCGGGCCGTGGGGCAGGGCTATCCGACCGGTCTGGTCGGTCTGGCGACCGCCTTCGGCATCTCGGTCGACGAGACGGCGGCCGAACCGGCTCCGTCGCCCGGACCGTCGCACGCGGCGGCCCCCTCTCCCGCGCCGCTGACAGCGCCCGGGTTCCCGCCCGCGCCGCAGTTCCCTCCGGCGGTGCCCGACCCCGACGCACAGGCCACGGTCCAGCACCAGCAGCCCGCGTACGGCTATCCGCAGCCCGCGGCGGCCCAGCCCGCGTACGGGTACCCGCAGCCCGCCGCCGCCCGGCCGGCCCACGGCTATCCGCAGCCGGCCGCAGCCGCGGCACCCGCCCCGGACCCGAATTTCGTGCTGCCCCCGCAGGGACCGCAGTTCGTACGGTCCTGA
- a CDS encoding HpcH/HpaI aldolase/citrate lyase family protein — protein MRHFGHIAPAARKGLFFQEPCEFGPDSSARVLSAALGATLYSPATRPRLADDVVKQAGRGVVSMVLCLEDSIDDSEVAGAEENLVRQFADLDASSVEVPLLFIRVREPGQIGDLVHRLGDTVRMLSGFVLPKFNEERGVPFMEALANAEKACGRRLFAMPVLESPELLHLETRGETLQGIARTVDKYRDRVLALRLGVTDFCSAYGLRRAPDMTAYDVQIVGAVIADVVNVLGRADGTGFTITGPVWEYFRLQERMFKPQLRRSPFLEGRAEELRTALIEHDLDGLLREIELDRANGLLGKTCIHPSHVAPVHALSVVSHEEYSDAKDILRPERGGGGVMRSAYTNKMNEVKPHRAWAERTLLRAEVFGVARQDVGFVELLAAGLAE, from the coding sequence ATGCGTCATTTCGGGCATATTGCGCCCGCTGCGAGGAAGGGTCTGTTCTTCCAGGAGCCGTGCGAGTTCGGTCCGGATTCGTCGGCCCGCGTGCTGTCGGCCGCCCTGGGCGCGACCCTGTACAGCCCTGCCACCCGTCCCAGGCTTGCTGACGACGTCGTCAAGCAGGCCGGGCGCGGTGTCGTATCGATGGTGCTGTGCCTGGAGGATTCGATCGACGACTCCGAGGTCGCCGGGGCCGAGGAGAACCTGGTCAGACAGTTCGCCGATCTCGATGCGAGCAGCGTCGAGGTGCCGCTGCTCTTCATCCGGGTCCGCGAGCCGGGCCAGATAGGTGACCTGGTGCACCGCCTCGGTGACACCGTCCGCATGTTGTCTGGTTTTGTACTTCCAAAGTTCAATGAAGAGCGTGGCGTGCCTTTCATGGAGGCGCTTGCCAACGCGGAAAAGGCATGCGGGCGGCGCCTGTTCGCGATGCCCGTTCTCGAATCGCCCGAGCTGCTGCATCTGGAGACCCGGGGCGAAACTCTCCAGGGAATTGCCCGCACCGTCGACAAATACCGCGACCGGGTGCTCGCGCTGCGGCTCGGCGTCACCGACTTCTGCTCGGCGTACGGACTGCGCAGGGCGCCCGACATGACGGCGTACGACGTCCAGATCGTCGGCGCCGTCATCGCCGACGTGGTCAATGTGCTGGGCCGGGCGGACGGCACCGGCTTCACGATCACCGGGCCGGTGTGGGAGTACTTCCGGCTCCAGGAGCGCATGTTCAAGCCCCAGCTGCGCCGCAGCCCCTTCCTGGAGGGCCGGGCCGAGGAACTGCGCACGGCGCTGATCGAGCACGACCTGGACGGCCTGCTGCGCGAGATCGAGCTCGACCGGGCCAACGGTCTGCTCGGCAAGACCTGCATCCACCCCTCGCACGTCGCGCCCGTGCACGCGCTGTCCGTGGTCAGCCACGAGGAGTACAGCGACGCGAAGGACATCCTGCGGCCGGAGCGCGGCGGCGGTGGCGTGATGCGCTCCGCGTACACGAACAAGATGAACGAGGTGAAGCCGCACCGGGCCTGGGCCGAGCGGACCCTGCTGCGGGCCGAGGTCTTCGGCGTGGCCAGGCAGGACGTCGGCTTCGTGGAACTGCTGGCCGCGGGCCTCGCGGAGTGA
- the aceE gene encoding pyruvate dehydrogenase (acetyl-transferring), homodimeric type, translated as MASGSDRNPIIIGGLPSQVPDFDPEETQEWLDSLDAAVDERGRERARYLMLRLIERAREKRVAVPEMRSTDYVNTIATKDEPFFPGDEEIERKVLNATRWNAAVMVSRAQRPGIGVGGHIATFASSASLYDVGFNHFFRGKDDGLGGDQIFFQGHASPGIYARAYLLDRLSEAQLDAFRQEKSKAPNGLSSYPHPRLMPDFWEFPTVSMGLGPLGAIYQARMNRYMEARGIADTSKSHVWAYLGDGEMDEPESLGQLSIAAREGLDNLTFVVNCNLQRLDGPVRGNGKIIQELESQFRGAGWNVIKLVWDRSWDPLLAQDRTGILVNKLNTTPDGQFQTYATESGAYIREHFFGDDPRLRDMVKDMTDDQILHLGRGGHDHKKVYAAYAAAKAHKGQPTVILAQTVKGWTLGPNFEGRNATHQMKKLTVEDLKRFRDRLHIPITDKQLEDGLPPYYHPGRDSEEIQYMHDRRKGLGGYVPTRVVRAKPLVLPEDKTYATAKKGSGQQSIATTMAFVRILKDLMRDKEIGKRFVLIAPDEYRTFGMDAFFPSAKIYNPLGQQYEAVDRDLLLAYKESPTGQMLHDGISEAGCTASLIAAGSAYATHGEPLIPVYVFYSMFGFQRTGDQFWQMADQLARGFVLGATAGRTTLTGEGLQHADGHSQLLASTNPGCVAYDPAFGYEIAHIVKDGLRRMYGGTPEENEDVFYYLTVYNEPIQHPAEPENVDVEGILKGVYRFKAADRGEIPAQILASGVAVPWAVEAQRILADEWNVRADVWSTTSWNELRREAVDVERYNLLHPEEEQRVPYVTRKLSGSEGPFVAVSDWMRSVPDQIARWVPGAYQSLGADGFGFADTRGAARRFFHIDAQSIVLAVLTELAKENRIDRSLLKQAIDRYELLDVTAADPGAAGGDA; from the coding sequence GTGGCTTCCGGATCCGATCGCAACCCGATCATCATTGGCGGCCTGCCGAGCCAGGTCCCGGACTTCGATCCCGAAGAGACCCAGGAATGGCTCGACTCGCTCGATGCCGCGGTCGACGAGCGAGGCCGTGAGCGGGCCCGTTACCTGATGCTCCGACTCATCGAGCGTGCGCGCGAGAAGCGCGTCGCCGTGCCGGAGATGCGCAGCACGGACTATGTGAACACGATCGCCACGAAGGACGAGCCGTTCTTCCCCGGCGACGAGGAGATCGAGCGCAAGGTCCTCAACGCGACCCGCTGGAACGCGGCCGTGATGGTGTCGCGCGCCCAGCGTCCGGGGATCGGCGTCGGCGGCCACATCGCCACCTTCGCCTCCTCGGCCTCGCTGTACGACGTGGGCTTCAACCACTTCTTCCGGGGCAAGGACGACGGTCTGGGAGGCGACCAGATCTTCTTCCAGGGGCACGCGTCCCCGGGCATCTACGCCCGCGCCTACCTGCTCGACCGGCTGAGCGAGGCCCAGCTCGACGCCTTCCGCCAGGAGAAGTCGAAGGCGCCCAACGGCCTGTCCAGCTACCCGCACCCGCGGCTGATGCCGGACTTCTGGGAGTTCCCGACCGTCTCGATGGGCCTCGGCCCGCTCGGCGCGATCTACCAGGCCCGGATGAACCGCTACATGGAGGCGCGCGGCATCGCCGACACCTCCAAGTCCCATGTCTGGGCGTACCTGGGCGACGGCGAGATGGACGAGCCCGAGTCGCTCGGCCAGCTCTCCATCGCCGCCCGCGAGGGCCTGGACAACCTCACCTTCGTGGTCAACTGCAACCTGCAGCGGCTCGACGGCCCGGTGCGCGGCAACGGCAAGATCATCCAGGAGTTGGAGTCGCAGTTCCGGGGCGCCGGATGGAACGTCATCAAGCTGGTCTGGGACCGCTCCTGGGACCCGCTGCTCGCGCAGGACCGCACGGGCATCCTGGTCAACAAGCTGAACACCACGCCGGACGGCCAGTTCCAGACGTACGCCACCGAGTCGGGCGCGTACATCCGTGAGCACTTCTTCGGGGACGACCCGCGGCTGCGCGACATGGTCAAGGACATGACCGACGACCAGATCCTGCACCTGGGCCGCGGCGGTCACGACCACAAGAAGGTCTATGCGGCCTACGCGGCGGCCAAGGCCCACAAGGGCCAGCCGACGGTGATCCTGGCGCAGACGGTCAAGGGCTGGACCCTGGGGCCGAACTTCGAGGGACGCAACGCGACCCACCAGATGAAGAAGCTCACGGTCGAGGACCTCAAGCGGTTCCGTGACCGGCTGCACATCCCGATCACGGACAAGCAGCTGGAGGACGGCCTGCCGCCGTACTACCACCCGGGCCGTGACTCGGAGGAGATCCAGTACATGCACGACCGCCGCAAGGGTCTGGGCGGTTACGTCCCGACCCGGGTGGTGCGTGCGAAGCCGCTGGTCCTGCCCGAGGACAAGACGTACGCGACCGCGAAGAAGGGTTCGGGTCAGCAGTCGATCGCCACCACCATGGCGTTCGTCCGCATCCTGAAGGACCTCATGCGGGACAAGGAGATCGGCAAGCGTTTCGTGCTGATCGCGCCCGACGAGTACCGCACCTTCGGTATGGACGCCTTCTTCCCGAGCGCGAAGATCTACAACCCGCTGGGCCAGCAGTACGAGGCGGTGGACCGCGATCTGCTGCTCGCGTACAAGGAGTCGCCGACCGGTCAGATGCTGCACGACGGCATCTCGGAGGCCGGCTGCACGGCCTCACTGATCGCCGCCGGTTCGGCGTACGCCACGCACGGCGAGCCGCTGATCCCGGTGTACGTCTTCTACTCGATGTTCGGTTTCCAGCGCACCGGTGACCAGTTCTGGCAGATGGCCGACCAGCTCGCGCGCGGCTTCGTGCTGGGTGCGACCGCCGGCCGTACGACGCTGACCGGTGAGGGTCTCCAGCACGCGGACGGCCACTCGCAGCTGCTCGCCTCCACCAACCCGGGCTGTGTCGCGTACGACCCGGCGTTCGGGTACGAGATCGCGCACATCGTCAAGGACGGTCTGCGGCGGATGTACGGCGGGACCCCCGAGGAGAACGAGGACGTCTTCTACTACCTCACCGTCTACAACGAGCCGATCCAGCACCCGGCCGAGCCGGAGAACGTGGACGTCGAGGGCATCCTCAAGGGCGTCTACCGCTTCAAGGCCGCCGACCGGGGCGAGATCCCGGCCCAGATCCTGGCGTCCGGTGTGGCGGTGCCGTGGGCGGTCGAGGCGCAGCGGATCCTCGCCGACGAGTGGAACGTCCGGGCGGACGTCTGGTCGACGACCTCCTGGAACGAGCTGCGCCGCGAGGCAGTGGATGTGGAGCGGTACAACCTCCTGCACCCTGAGGAGGAGCAGCGCGTCCCGTACGTCACGCGGAAGCTCTCCGGTTCCGAGGGTCCGTTCGTGGCGGTCTCGGACTGGATGCGTTCGGTGCCGGACCAGATCGCGCGCTGGGTGCCCGGTGCGTACCAGTCGCTGGGT
- a CDS encoding peroxiredoxin: MAIEVGTKAPDFELKDNHGRTVKLSDFRGEKNVVLLFYPFAFTGVCTGELCALRDELPKFENDDTQLLAVSNDSIHTLRVFAEQEGLEYPLVSDFWPHGETSRAYGVFDEEKGCAVRGTFIIDKEGVVRWTVVNGLPDARDLNDYVKALGTL; the protein is encoded by the coding sequence ATGGCGATCGAGGTCGGCACCAAGGCCCCGGATTTCGAGCTGAAGGACAACCACGGCCGGACCGTGAAGCTCTCCGACTTCCGCGGCGAGAAGAACGTGGTGCTGCTGTTCTACCCGTTCGCCTTCACGGGCGTCTGCACGGGTGAGCTCTGCGCGCTCCGCGACGAGCTGCCGAAGTTCGAGAACGACGACACGCAGCTGCTCGCCGTGTCCAACGATTCCATCCACACCCTGCGCGTCTTCGCCGAGCAGGAGGGCCTCGAATACCCGCTGGTCTCGGACTTCTGGCCGCACGGCGAGACCTCGCGGGCCTACGGCGTCTTCGATGAGGAGAAGGGCTGCGCGGTGCGCGGCACCTTCATCATCGACAAGGAGGGCGTGGTGCGCTGGACCGTCGTCAACGGTCTGCCCGACGCCCGCGACCTCAACGACTACGTCAAGGCGCTCGGCACGCTCTGA
- a CDS encoding DUF3052 domain-containing protein — translation MSATADHAEERTNPAARLGFEPGQVVQEIGYDDDVELELREGIEATIGQDLVDEDYDDVADVVLLWFRDEDGDLTDALVDAIGLIEDGGTVWLMTPKTGRDGYVEPSDINEAAQTAGLSQTKSISAGKDWTGSRLVTPKAAKAKR, via the coding sequence GTGAGCGCGACCGCGGACCACGCGGAGGAGCGGACCAACCCGGCAGCACGCCTGGGGTTCGAGCCCGGACAGGTGGTCCAGGAGATCGGCTACGACGACGACGTCGAGCTGGAGCTCCGTGAGGGCATTGAAGCCACAATCGGCCAGGATCTCGTCGATGAGGACTACGACGACGTCGCGGACGTCGTCCTGCTGTGGTTCCGCGACGAGGACGGCGACCTTACGGACGCGCTGGTGGATGCCATTGGTCTGATCGAGGACGGCGGTACGGTCTGGCTGATGACGCCGAAGACCGGCCGTGATGGGTACGTCGAACCGAGCGACATCAACGAGGCCGCACAGACGGCCGGTCTCTCCCAGACCAAGAGCATCAGCGCCGGCAAGGACTGGACGGGCAGCCGCCTGGTCACGCCGAAGGCGGCCAAGGCCAAGCGCTGA
- a CDS encoding TerD family protein, whose amino-acid sequence MAFWDGLWPRREAQFESGSAATSSIVLSRRHATVSLTKQGALTGNLRVNLSWQMRTSDIMGRSRQSGRLLRPMKLFQPDVVQAHTQGMVNVDLDLGCMYELKDGTKGVVQPLGNLMGDLNGPPYIRLSGDDRFGAPSGETVYVNLDQRDQIKRLLFFVYIYDQTPAFDRTHAKVTLYPGNGPRIEIELDEHAPEARSCAVFTMENIKDELIVRREVRFVYGFQSELDRLYGFGMQWGRGYKSRT is encoded by the coding sequence ATGGCGTTCTGGGACGGCCTGTGGCCGCGGCGGGAGGCACAGTTCGAGTCGGGGAGCGCGGCGACCAGCTCCATCGTGCTGTCCCGGCGGCACGCCACGGTCTCGCTCACCAAACAGGGGGCGCTGACCGGCAATCTGCGGGTCAACCTCTCCTGGCAGATGCGTACGTCGGACATCATGGGCCGGTCACGGCAGAGCGGCCGACTGCTGCGGCCGATGAAGCTCTTCCAGCCCGATGTGGTCCAGGCGCACACCCAGGGCATGGTCAACGTCGACCTGGACCTGGGCTGCATGTACGAGCTGAAGGACGGCACCAAGGGTGTGGTCCAGCCGCTGGGCAACCTCATGGGCGATCTGAACGGGCCGCCGTACATCCGGCTCAGCGGGGACGACCGCTTCGGGGCGCCGTCGGGCGAGACCGTCTACGTCAATCTCGACCAGCGCGACCAGATCAAACGGCTGCTGTTCTTCGTCTACATCTACGACCAGACGCCGGCCTTCGACCGTACGCACGCCAAGGTGACGCTCTACCCGGGCAACGGCCCGCGGATCGAGATCGAGCTCGACGAGCACGCCCCCGAAGCCCGCTCCTGCGCCGTGTTCACGATGGAGAACATAAAGGACGAGCTGATCGTGCGGCGCGAGGTGAGGTTCGTCTACGGATTCCAGTCGGAGCTGGACCGGCTGTACGGCTTCGGCATGCAGTGGGGACGCGGCTACAAGTCCCGGACCTGA
- a CDS encoding DUF475 domain-containing protein produces the protein MLLKTFGWSFAVTALGLVAAWIYGGWEAFGVVAILSVLEISLSFDNAVVNAGILKKMNAFWQKIFLTVGVLIAVFGMRLVFPVVIVAITAKMGPIEAIDLSFNQPERYQELVTDAHPAIAAFGGMFLLMIFLDFIFEDRDIQWLRWIERPLAKLGKVDMLSVCIALIVLLVASMTVATNAHQHGGGHADKAETVLLAGIAGLITYLIVGGLSGFFENKLEEEEEREHEAEEEAKRSGKKVSSVVLAGKAAFFMFLYLEVLDASFSFDGVIGAFAVTNEIVLMALGLGIGAMYVRSLTVYLVRQGTLDDYVYLEHGAHYAIGALAVLLLVTIQYQINELITGLTGVVLIAWSFWSSVRRNKALEAEGGDGEGSKAEVPSGV, from the coding sequence GTGCTTCTGAAAACCTTCGGCTGGTCGTTCGCGGTTACCGCGCTCGGCCTTGTCGCAGCTTGGATCTACGGGGGGTGGGAAGCCTTCGGGGTCGTCGCGATTCTTTCCGTCCTGGAGATCTCGCTGTCCTTCGACAATGCGGTGGTCAACGCCGGAATCCTGAAGAAGATGAATGCCTTCTGGCAGAAGATCTTCCTGACGGTCGGTGTGCTCATCGCGGTCTTCGGTATGCGGCTGGTGTTCCCCGTCGTGATCGTGGCCATCACCGCCAAGATGGGTCCGATCGAGGCGATCGACCTTTCCTTCAACCAGCCCGAGCGCTACCAGGAACTCGTCACCGACGCCCACCCGGCGATCGCCGCGTTCGGTGGCATGTTCCTGCTGATGATCTTCCTCGACTTCATTTTCGAGGACCGTGACATCCAGTGGCTGCGCTGGATCGAGCGTCCGCTCGCCAAGCTCGGCAAGGTCGACATGCTGTCGGTCTGCATCGCGCTGATCGTGCTGCTGGTCGCCTCCATGACCGTCGCGACCAACGCGCACCAGCACGGCGGCGGTCACGCGGACAAGGCGGAGACGGTCCTGCTCGCCGGTATCGCCGGTCTGATCACGTACCTCATCGTCGGCGGTCTCTCCGGCTTCTTCGAGAACAAGCTGGAGGAGGAGGAAGAGCGCGAGCACGAGGCCGAGGAAGAGGCCAAGCGGAGCGGCAAGAAGGTCTCCTCCGTCGTGCTCGCCGGCAAGGCCGCGTTCTTCATGTTCCTCTACCTGGAAGTGCTCGACGCGTCCTTCTCGTTCGACGGTGTCATCGGCGCCTTCGCCGTCACCAACGAGATCGTGCTGATGGCCCTCGGCCTCGGTATCGGCGCCATGTACGTCCGTTCGCTCACGGTCTACCTGGTCCGTCAGGGCACGCTCGACGACTACGTCTACCTGGAGCACGGCGCCCACTACGCCATCGGCGCGCTGGCCGTGCTCCTGCTCGTCACCATCCAGTACCAGATCAACGAGCTCATCACCGGCCTGACCGGCGTCGTGCTGATCGCCTGGTCCTTCTGGTCCTCGGTCCGGCGCAACAAGGCGCTGGAGGCCGAAGGCGGCGACGGCGAGGGTTCCAAGGCGGAAGTCCCGTCCGGGGTGTGA
- a CDS encoding TerD family protein: MGVTLAKGGNVSLSKAAPNLTQVLVGLGWDARSTTGADFDLDASALLCQSGRVLGDEWFVFYNNLTSPDGSVEHTGDNLTGEGEGDDESVIVNLTQVPAHCDKIVFPVSIHEADNRGQTFGQVSNAFIRVVNQADGQELARYDLSEDASTETAMIFGELYRYNGEWKFRAVGQGYASGLRGIALDFGVNVS, translated from the coding sequence ATGGGCGTCACGCTCGCCAAGGGAGGCAATGTCTCCCTCTCCAAGGCCGCACCCAACCTCACCCAGGTGCTGGTCGGGCTCGGCTGGGACGCACGATCCACCACGGGCGCCGACTTCGACCTCGACGCCAGCGCGCTGCTGTGCCAGTCGGGCCGGGTGCTCGGCGACGAATGGTTCGTGTTCTACAACAACCTCACGAGCCCCGACGGCTCCGTGGAGCACACCGGTGACAACCTCACGGGTGAGGGCGAGGGCGACGACGAATCGGTCATCGTGAATCTCACCCAGGTACCGGCGCACTGCGACAAGATCGTCTTTCCGGTCTCGATCCATGAGGCCGACAACAGGGGCCAGACCTTCGGCCAGGTCAGCAATGCGTTCATCCGCGTGGTGAATCAGGCGGACGGTCAGGAACTCGCGCGTTACGACCTCAGCGAGGACGCCTCGACGGAAACCGCGATGATCTTCGGCGAGCTCTACAGGTACAACGGCGAGTGGAAGTTCCGCGCAGTGGGACAGGGGTACGCGTCCGGACTTCGCGGCATCGCTCTAGACTTCGGGGTCAACGTTTCGTAA